The DNA window GCCAAATCTTTAACTATACCCGTCACTTGCCGCTGTTGTGCCGACAAAGTTTGCCCGATCAGCAGCATCAGGAATACCGGCAACCATCTCAGGAGCAGAAATTTGCTCCTGGATGATTTGGTGTTCATTTGTTTATCTTTCATATTTTCTTTATTTTATGGAAATAACAAGGCTATTTTTTCGTCGCATTATATAAAGCAGCAGCTTGTGAAGCCGACAACGGACTGGCGCAGAAATACACATCGTCAATCAATGCCGGGGCAGCTTTCCACCAGGTTTCGTAACCGAAGTAGAAGTTATTAGCAGTTTTAAACATGTTCAGAACATTGTTGTATCCGGTAAAGTCGCCCGAACCGAATGCTGCATTATTTTCATTGTTAAACTTAAGTACTCCATTATAATAAACTTCAAATTTATCAGGCGTAAAGTTGATGGTAACTAATGTCCATACACCTGCTGTTAGTGCATTGCTCGCATTATTATTCTGGCAGTCGAACCATCCGCCTGCTCCATTGTAGCCCAGATAACCAATGGCGTTAAACCATAGTTTACTTGTGCCGTCGTTTAGAACGAAGATTTGATCCCACCAGTTTAATGTAGGTGGATTGAGCCACATACTAACACTTAGACCTTCCGTAATATTCTTACCTTTCAGCGGATTATCGAAACGTGTATATGCCCAACCATTGGCATTCCCGGTCCATCCTTCTTGTTGATGCCAGATTGTACCTCTGGTTGCATCTTGTTCGAAGGCTGATGGAGTAGCCTGTGTCTCTACGGTAATAAGTTCGCCTCCCTGTGCTGCATTGACTGCATTTGCAAAAGAGTTATTTAACGGGTAATAACCAGCCAGTGATGGTGCATACGCAGGACTAACCGGAATTCCTCCCGTTGCTTTTTTGGTGTCAGCATACAGATTCTGTATTTCCTTTTCCGTCAAAGGTCTTGTTACAAGGAACATATCATCTATCGATGCAGGCGCAGCTTTCCACCATGTTTCGTAACCCAGGTAGAAGTTATTAGCCGTAGTAAACATGTTCAGAACATTTTTGTATCCGGTAAAGTCGCCCGAAGCAAACGCCCCGTTATTGTCATTGTCAAACTTCAGTTTCCCGTCGTAGTAAACTGCAAACCCATCGGTAGAAATGTTTATAGTAACAAAAGTCCATTTACCTGCGGTTAGTGCGTTATCAGCATTGTTATTCTGACAATCAAACCAGCCTCCTGCTCCATTATAGCCAAGGTAACCAATGGCATTGAACCATAATTTGTTTGTTCCGTCGTTCATTACAAAAATCTGATCCCACCAGTTCAGTGTTGGCGGATTAATCCACATACAAACACTAAGACCATCTTCTAAAGTCTTACCCTTCAAAGGATTGTCGAAGCGAGAATAAGCCCAACCATTGGTATTGCCTGTCCAACCTTCTTGCTGGTGCCATACCATACCTCTGTCAGCATCTTGTTCGAATGCAGATGGAGTAGCTTGAGTTTCAACTGTGATCAATTCACCGCTTTGTGAGGTATTAAGACTATTTGCGAATGTATTGTCAAGGGTGTAATACCCAACAGTTCCTCTTGGCGGGAAGCGATATTCTTCTCCTCCGGTCACTGTAGGTACAGCAATCTCTTTAGAGGTAATCACGTTCCTATATATTTTCACGTCATCAATACGCATAGCCTTAGGCTGTACGGGTGAGCCGTAACCAAAATACAGGTACGGCAGGCGTGGAAATGCCTGCACAAGATTCGGATAGTCAAAAGAACCTGCTTGGGTGGAAGTAAGCTCTTCACTACTCTTTTCACCATCTATATACAAGGTGTAACCTTCAGTGGTAATAATAAGTGCCATGTAGTGCCATTTATCAGCAGTGAATGGTGCAGTTGAAACATTAGTAGGCTTGTTAACCTCGCTGGCAACACTCAAACTGTCGCGGTGCAACCAGGCGTTAGGTGTAAAAAAGATGCGCTCCGAATTATCCTCATTGGCAAATGAGAATATGGCGCCTTGCAAATTGTCCGCCGCTGTTTTTACCCACATGGTGATAGATACTCCTGTCTGCACCTTTACATTAAACAAAGGATTGTTCAGACGAGCATACCCTCCATTAAGGTTGAGCACTTTCCCCTTGAATTCGTCGGTCACAATTCGGGGAGCTTCTCCTCCGTCATAGGCGGTCAGAGTAAATTCTTCAGGAGAAAGTTCTTCTTCAAACTTATACTCTCCTTTTAGTTCTAGTTTTGGATAAATTTGATTTCCTGCCGGAGGATCCATTTGTCCCCACTCATCACAGGCACCTAATGAAAGGACTGCAAATACCGCCAGTAGAAATGACGGCCATTTTCTTGTCTTCATAATATTAATTTTAAAGGTTAATTTGGTCTTTATTGCATGGCGAATATAAATGATCGCCAATTGTACAAGGTGGACAAATGTGTTTTCTTAGTGGATAAAAGTGTATTTTGTACATTTAATAAATCCAATAATAAAACTACCAGTGCATTCTGCTTTTAATTGGTGTTATTTACTTGTCTTTAGGAAATAAAAGGGGAACAAATAATTTAGCTCCCCCTTTATAGTTCACCCTATTGAAAAGTAATATATAGTTTACCTATATCCGTTGTCCGCTGAATATAATTCAGATCTGGAATAATTATTTTACTTTTTTACCCCAAAGTGAAATACCTTTGTCTGTAAGTCCCGAGTAAATGATAGTTGTTGTACGTGGAGTAGCTTCCCAATCCAGTCCCCTTTGAACTTTTACCTTATATGTACCTATTGTCAGAATCTTCTTGGTTGCATCATAAGACCAGTTCCCGGAAATAGCACCACTTACAGTTTTATTTGCTGAAAGGACTATACTTTTTGATACTTGCTGTATTTGATATTGATAAGATAAAGTAATGTGTTCCCAATTTCCTATCAGCTCACTTTCAGATATTGTACTTTGTGGAACTGCAGCATATCTCTCTGGCATAACAACCGGCCATCCATCTTCAGTCCATTCTATAGATCTGACTTGCCCCATCATAATGGCATTGCTGTAAGCATTTCCGTTTGTATTGGCCGGAAGTCGCCCTTGCGAACCGTAATACCATTCTTTGGTATCAGGATTTTGGAAAATACAACAGTGAGATATACCTACCCAACCAGAGTGATTGCTAAACTTATAAGGATGTGTAAGTATAGGCCAACATTCTCCTCCCTGAGTAATATCTTTGCCATCAATACCCACAAAAGGACCAGTTATGCTTTTTGAACGGCATACACGGGTGTTGTAAGCAACAGATAATTCATCGTATGCTAAGAACAGATAATAATAGCCGGTATTTTCGTTATAAATAATTTCCGGAGCCTCTGATCCTTGCCATCTGCTTCCCGTAGTTCGGGTTGCAATACAGGTTCCATAATCGGCCAATGAATTTAGCTGATAAGGTTTTCCTGTATTCGGGTCTATTTTAACGGCAACTATACCAGAATGCCAGGAACCGTAAATAAGCCATTGCTCATTATTTGGAGTTACAATAAATGAAGGGTCAATGGCATTCCATTTGAAATACCCGCTCCAGTCAGTTAAACTAGCTCTATACCAGTTGTTTCCTCTATCTGTAGAGGAACAAACAACCATTCCCTTGTCTACCCAAATATTAGAAGCCAGATCGTCAGTTTCCATTAAACCAATAAATGCATGTTCTGTCCATGAATTATCAAAGTTGGCTGTGGTGTTTTGTGCTCCGGTTTTAATATAATTATCAACAACAATGCTGTAATACATTCTATATTTGCTTCCCACTTTGCGAACAACCGGAGCCCAGCAACCGTATGAAGGAGAAGCAATTGATGGCAGTCCCTCTCTTTGGCGCATATTGTTGAGCGTGTCTTTTACCCACGCAGGAGTTTCACTCATGGCCATCCCTTTGAACTCCCAGTTTACTAAGTCCTTTGATCGTCTGTAAAGGAAGTGTCCGTGTCCGTCGTGAGCATTTCCATAAGAAGCGTCTGTTGAGTACATATAATAGTAATCGCCACATTTGGCTACTGTGGGGTCGTGCACATTGGCCAGATTCCAGTTACTACGGTTTTCCCAAGAGGCAATACTGCTATAATCGTCTTTATAAGTAGGTGCAGTGTAAGTCTCCGTGCTTGGTGGAATAGTTGGGTCTTCTGAAGCAGGATTATCGTCCGACCCACATGCTGAGATAAGGAAAAAGAATGCAATAGGACATATATTTATGAATCTAATCATATCTTTAGTTTTAAAATTTCGCAGTTTTAAATTCATAGAATTAAGATTATAAATTAATAATTGATCTGAGACTTAATGTAAGGTTTATCATGTACCCAAATCTGAATGTTGGATAGGAACATAACTCTTGTTTTGTTTGCTCACAAATGTATTAGTGAATAACTATATCAAGGTGGACAAAAGAATTTTAGGGGTGGATAAATGCTTCTTTTAAGGTAAAAACGGGTATTATGCCATTCTTTTGCTATAAAATCCATTGGTGAATAGATTTTATTTATTGGGCAATGGTTATCTATTTATTGAGGAATAAACTAAATTTATTGGCGAATGAAAATAGCAGACTTAGTTGAACTTCATTAATTCTACAAAAAGGAGAACAGAATATCTGTCTATTAAGGCTAATGCGTTTATAGTCAGCTTATTGTGTGTTAACTGATTTTTGCACAGTTTTATTCCGAAAAAACAAATTTATAAAGGTTGTTTTTGAGGGGGTAACAGGGCACCTCCTTCTGAAACCCCGTGATAATGGGCGTGCTAAATTTTATCCCAAGACATATAAAAGAGGTCTTATTCAGCGTTTGTCACCACTGCGTAAAGTATCTATACATTAGATTCTTTATCAGACTCCATTAAGGAACTAGGTGTAACTGCAAAATGTTTGGTAAAGCACCGGGTGAAGTATTTAGGATCATTGAATCCTACTTCATAAGCTATCTCTGATATATTCATATTTCTGGTAGAGCGGTTCTTTAAAATTAGTTCCCTGGCAATGTTCAGCCTGTAGTTCCTGATAAACTGTCCGGCAGACTGTCCGGCAAGATTCTGCATCTTTCTGTTAAGTATACTTTTACTTACCCCCATTGATTCAATAAAGTCACTAACCTCGAAATAAGAATTCTTATAGTTTTCCTTAATAACACTCATTGCTTTATCCAGGAATTTCTTATCACAAGATTCTTCCTCCACATTAAGAATATCAACATCCATCTTAAAACTGAATTGTTTCTGATAACGTTTACGATTTTCCAGAATATTGTTTATACGAGCCAATAGTAAATCTTCATCAAACGGTTTGAGTAAATATTCGTCTACTCCAATCTTATAGCTTTCAATACGTGTTTCAATTGAGGTCTTTGCAGTAAGCATCAGGAATGGAATATGAGATATTGAAAAGTTCTCTTTTACTTTTCTTGATAATTCCAGTCCGTCCATAACAGGCATCATCAGGTCACTTATAATAAAATCAATACTCTGATGATTTAATATAGCCAGTGCTTGTTCTCCGTTTTCGGCTTCTGTTACATTAAACTTATCTATCAATATTGAACGAATATAACTACGCATGTCTTTATTATCTTCAACTATTAACATGTTAAGACGTCCTCCCGAAATAAGCAGTTTATTATCCTTATTCTCATTTACTTCATGAAGCTGATTGGCAATATTTGTCTCCTTCTGAGGATGCTCTTCACGAAACAAAGGAAGAACAACTCTGAAAGCAGCACCTCCGGTGCGGTTATTCTTTGCCTGAACAGTTCCTCCCTGAAGATGCACAATCTGTTTGCACAGATACAGACCTATACCCGTACTACTTTGTCCGTATACAGGGTACTTCACACTTCCTTTGGCTTGATAGAACCTGTTGAATATCTTGGAAATATCCTCTTCAACAATACCGGCACCGGTATCTTTTATTGAAATATACAGTTTCTCCTTCAATGTCTCCCTGTCTATTAAAGAAGAAATATAAATAGAAACGGTTCCGTTATTGGGAGTATATTTTATTGCATTCGACAAAAGATTGGTGATTACTTTATCCATTGCATCTTCATCAAACATAATAACCGGAGAACTAAGACGGAACACCTTTTCGATTCGGATATTTCTTTCGCGGGCGAATACTTCAAAAGGCTCGAGTATATCGTCAATAAACTTCTTGAAATTGCCCGGAACCTTTACAATCTCTATTTTACCAGATTCAACTTTGCGGAAATCCATCAATTGATTTACGAGTGAAAGTAAATGTCTGGAGTTTCTTTCAACGAAATGTAATTGCTCTATAACCTGAGGATTGTAACTAAGCTTAAGGGCTCTCTCTATGGGTCCCATAATCAGTGTAATGGGAGTCCTGAATTCATGAGTGATATTGGTAAAGAAAGTCAGCTTGTCAATTGTTAGTTCCTGAACCTTCTTCGACATCTTGATTAACAGCCCTTTCTGTCGGGTTATTTTTTCGTTTTGCTGTGTAAGTATTTCGTTCTGACGCGACAGCTCTTTTGTTTGTTCCTCAAGTATCTGCTTTTGTTCTTCCAGTTCATGGGTACGTTCTTCTACTTTTATGCGAAGCTGTTCTTTCTGGTTCTTCAATGAATCAATACGCCACTTGTATAGTCTGTATATTGTGAAAGAAAGGGTAATCAGTATCAGGCAAATAAACCATGTTGTTTTATAAAAGAATGGAGAAACTACAATTTTCAGTTCAGTTATATTACCTGCCTGTATCTCTGATCCAGCATCACATTTTACCTGCAAAGTATAAGTTCCAGGACGCAAGTTGGTATAACTTGCTATACGTCTGCTCGAAGGAAC is part of the uncultured Bacteroides sp. genome and encodes:
- a CDS encoding two-component regulator propeller domain-containing protein, encoding MLTNRSGKLVLSTISDKLKLVKGSYINVIFEKENEVWIGSDRGLFRYNKTNESIKHYVHNESVQGSISQNQVTDLAETNDKQLIVATLKGLNFYDPINDNFMHINRDEKDECYSINCDFINCLLVDKNLIWVGTEAGGLNKIAPKKLSIHNYIYNNNDPGSISRNPVNAIYEDKTGNLWVGTVEGGLNLKRKDSDKFIHITSGNSSLSHNSVSAITADEYNHLWIGTWGGGINILDMSNIAHPTFENITSGTHPDFNINFVGALCYDPINKGIWIGSNRGIYFYDIKIKKLISPFPFSVTMNILGTIGSLIDKKNKLWIGTSDGAMIIDLKSFARNHSHFSYKYLKYKSNKPDSHCVDKINCLYESSNGTIWLGSNGYGLYKLLSRDNENYQFQSFTTTQGLANNCVLGILEDQRGCLWLSTCNGVSYYNPSTNKFINYTKEDGLISNQFYWNAYCKSRINHNLYFGNMGGLIAIDGNKIQPKSLNEKVIFTRLSVLNEIIYPGKGNYIDVDISQANCLKLHEKDKSFSIEFSAMDYEISNTATYSYRLLGFDDNWVKVPSSRRIASYTNLRPGTYTLQVKCDAGSEIQAGNITELKIVVSPFFYKTTWFICLILITLSFTIYRLYKWRIDSLKNQKEQLRIKVEERTHELEEQKQILEEQTKELSRQNEILTQQNEKITRQKGLLIKMSKKVQELTIDKLTFFTNITHEFRTPITLIMGPIERALKLSYNPQVIEQLHFVERNSRHLLSLVNQLMDFRKVESGKIEIVKVPGNFKKFIDDILEPFEVFARERNIRIEKVFRLSSPVIMFDEDAMDKVITNLLSNAIKYTPNNGTVSIYISSLIDRETLKEKLYISIKDTGAGIVEEDISKIFNRFYQAKGSVKYPVYGQSSTGIGLYLCKQIVHLQGGTVQAKNNRTGGAAFRVVLPLFREEHPQKETNIANQLHEVNENKDNKLLISGGRLNMLIVEDNKDMRSYIRSILIDKFNVTEAENGEQALAILNHQSIDFIISDLMMPVMDGLELSRKVKENFSISHIPFLMLTAKTSIETRIESYKIGVDEYLLKPFDEDLLLARINNILENRKRYQKQFSFKMDVDILNVEEESCDKKFLDKAMSVIKENYKNSYFEVSDFIESMGVSKSILNRKMQNLAGQSAGQFIRNYRLNIARELILKNRSTRNMNISEIAYEVGFNDPKYFTRCFTKHFAVTPSSLMESDKESNV
- a CDS encoding LamG-like jellyroll fold domain-containing protein, whose product is MKTRKWPSFLLAVFAVLSLGACDEWGQMDPPAGNQIYPKLELKGEYKFEEELSPEEFTLTAYDGGEAPRIVTDEFKGKVLNLNGGYARLNNPLFNVKVQTGVSITMWVKTAADNLQGAIFSFANEDNSERIFFTPNAWLHRDSLSVASEVNKPTNVSTAPFTADKWHYMALIITTEGYTLYIDGEKSSEELTSTQAGSFDYPNLVQAFPRLPYLYFGYGSPVQPKAMRIDDVKIYRNVITSKEIAVPTVTGGEEYRFPPRGTVGYYTLDNTFANSLNTSQSGELITVETQATPSAFEQDADRGMVWHQQEGWTGNTNGWAYSRFDNPLKGKTLEDGLSVCMWINPPTLNWWDQIFVMNDGTNKLWFNAIGYLGYNGAGGWFDCQNNNADNALTAGKWTFVTINISTDGFAVYYDGKLKFDNDNNGAFASGDFTGYKNVLNMFTTANNFYLGYETWWKAAPASIDDMFLVTRPLTEKEIQNLYADTKKATGGIPVSPAYAPSLAGYYPLNNSFANAVNAAQGGELITVETQATPSAFEQDATRGTIWHQQEGWTGNANGWAYTRFDNPLKGKNITEGLSVSMWLNPPTLNWWDQIFVLNDGTSKLWFNAIGYLGYNGAGGWFDCQNNNASNALTAGVWTLVTINFTPDKFEVYYNGVLKFNNENNAAFGSGDFTGYNNVLNMFKTANNFYFGYETWWKAAPALIDDVYFCASPLSASQAAALYNATKK
- a CDS encoding arabinan endo-1,5-alpha-L-arabinosidase, with the protein product MIRFINICPIAFFFLISACGSDDNPASEDPTIPPSTETYTAPTYKDDYSSIASWENRSNWNLANVHDPTVAKCGDYYYMYSTDASYGNAHDGHGHFLYRRSKDLVNWEFKGMAMSETPAWVKDTLNNMRQREGLPSIASPSYGCWAPVVRKVGSKYRMYYSIVVDNYIKTGAQNTTANFDNSWTEHAFIGLMETDDLASNIWVDKGMVVCSSTDRGNNWYRASLTDWSGYFKWNAIDPSFIVTPNNEQWLIYGSWHSGIVAVKIDPNTGKPYQLNSLADYGTCIATRTTGSRWQGSEAPEIIYNENTGYYYLFLAYDELSVAYNTRVCRSKSITGPFVGIDGKDITQGGECWPILTHPYKFSNHSGWVGISHCCIFQNPDTKEWYYGSQGRLPANTNGNAYSNAIMMGQVRSIEWTEDGWPVVMPERYAAVPQSTISESELIGNWEHITLSYQYQIQQVSKSIVLSANKTVSGAISGNWSYDATKKILTIGTYKVKVQRGLDWEATPRTTTIIYSGLTDKGISLWGKKVK